In one window of Oryza sativa Japonica Group chromosome 9, ASM3414082v1 DNA:
- the LOC4346800 gene encoding probable LRR receptor-like serine/threonine-protein kinase At1g07650 isoform X2 produces MPWRLVPCGRGQLFLVVLGLLLLLLGEVHHGSGARTASLPRLLPAEVRTLRRIAQKMGILRWNFSVDPCNSGGNGGFGGTVNCDCSFYNHTFCHVTNITLEGQNFTGELPPDFAEFPNLLQLDLSRSLLHGGVPDQWARMKLQGLSLMGNNLSGPFPIALTKITTLTNLSIEGNNFYGPIPSDIGHLMQMEKLILSANEFSGPLPAALARLTNLTDLISGNNFSGRVPVFLGKLKKLGKLQIEGSLLEGPIPSEFSKLINLYDLRISDLRGRGSVFPDLRELVSMKTIILRNCSINGSIPSYIGNMDNLKHLDLSFNKLTGEIPASFANMGHVDHIYLTGNSLTGSIPDWILKRNKIADISFNNFTMGSSGPTQCVPGSVNMVESYSPEMSSLTNVESCLKRNFPCGSSNGKYRYSLNINCGDKEVTINGTKYETDVEPKGASLLYQSPGSNWAFSSTGNFMDNNINDDSYIATSASKLTVPNSELYAKARLSPLSLTYYGLCMHNGSYTVKLHFAEIVFTNDSTYCSLGKRRFNVFIQGRMVLEDFDIEQSAGGAAKAVIKTFTANVTNHTLEIHFYWAGRGTTGIPKRGYYGPLISAISVVPNFEVPLAVEPPQIGGSKKLSRISKAFLVAMPILAMCAALFVGIYWIKWRRKNSMHKDLRAFDLQTGSFTLRQIKVATRNFDAANKIGEGGFGSVYKGLLSDGTIIAVKQLSSRSKQGNREFVNEIGMISALQHPNLVKLYGCCTEGNQLLLVYEYMENNCLARALFGTVEQYRLSLDWPTRRKICLGIARGLAYLHEESAIRIVHRDIKASNILLDKDLSAKISDFGLAKLNDDDHTHISTRIAGTIGYMAPEYAMRGYLTDKADVYSFGVVALEIVSGKSNTSYRPKEDFVYLLDWACVLHERGNLLELVDPELGSDYSTEEALLMLNVALLCTNAAPTLRPKMTKVLSLLEGHIPLQPFLSDLSLAANSLSSSGQRRNFWQTLSDQSQSMTAAQASSSNTNESSSLDIAGSLRP; encoded by the exons atgcCATGGAGGTTGGTGCCATGTGGTCGGGGGCAGCTGTTCTTGGTGGTTCttggtcttcttcttcttcttcttggtgagGTCCATCATGGCTCAGGGGCTAGAACAGCTTCCCTCCCTAGGCTCCTCCCAGCTGAAG tgcGTACTCTTCGTCGTATCGCGCAGAAGATGGGGATCTTGCGTTGGAACTTCTCCGTTGATCCATGCAACTCCGGCGGTAACGGTGGCTTTGGGGGCACTGTGAATTGTGACTGCTCCTTCTACAACCATACATTCTGCCATGTTACTAACAT AACACTGGAAGGGCAAAACTTCACTGGTGAGCTCCCACCGGACTTCGCCGAATTCCCCAATCTCCTCCAACT AGATCTAAGCAGAAGCTTATTGCATGGTGGAGTGCCTGACCAGTGGGCCCGAATGAAGCTACAGGGACT GTCATTAATGGGAAACAATTTGTCAGGGCCTTTTCCCATTGCTCTTACAAAGATCACAACCCTGACTAACCT GAGTATAGAAGGAAACAATTTTTATGGCCCAATCCCGTCCGACATTGGACATCTCATGCAAATGGAGAAGTT AATATTATCGGCCAATGAGTTCTCCGGACCCCTTCCTGCTGCTCTTGCTAGGTTAACAAATTTAACCGACCT GATTTCTGGTAACAATTTTTCTGGAAGAGTGCCTGTTTTCTTGGGGAAGTTGAAAAAGCTCGGAAAATT GCAAATTGAAGGATCTTTATTGGAAGGGCCTATTCCCTCAGAATTTTCCAAATTGATAAACCTTTATGATCT GAGGATTAGTGATCTGAGAGGTAGAGGATCAGTTTTCCCGGACTTAAGGGAATTGGTGTCCATGAAAACAAT CATACTACGGAATTGCTCCATCAATGGAAGCATACCATCTTACATTGGGAACATGGATAATCTTAAGCATCT GGATCTGTCTTTTAATAAACTGACTGGAGAAATACCAGCTTCATTTGCTAACATGGGACATGTAGATCACAT ATACCTAACAGGAAATTCACTCACTGGGAGTATACCTGATTGGATATTGAAGAGAAACAAGATTGC GGACATATCTTTTAACAACTTCACGATGGGGAGTTCAGGTCCTACCCAATGCGTTCCAGGGAGTGT CAATATGGTGGAGAGCTATTCACCTGAAATGAGCAGTTT GACTAATGTTGAGTCATGCTTAAAGAGGAATTTTCCATGCGGTTCTTCTAATGGAAAAT ACAGGTATTCATTGAACATAAATTGTGGTGACAAAGAAGTAACTATTAACGGAACAAAATATGAAACTGATGTGGAACCAAAAGGAGCTTCATTGCTGTACCAAAGCCCAGGATCAAACTGGGCATTTAGCAGCACTGGGAACTTCATGGATAATAATATCAATGATGATAGCTACATTGCGACAAGCGCATCAAAATTGACGGTGCCCAACTCGGAGTTGTATGCAAAAGCACGCCTTTCACCTCTTTCACTGACATATTACGGGCTCTGCATGCATAACGGGAGTTACACCGTTAAGCTTCATTTTGCTGAAATTGTTTTCACAAATGACAGCACATACTGCAGCCTTGGCAAAAGAAGATTCAATGTGTTTATACAG GGAAGAATGGTTCTAGAGGACTTTGACATTGAACAGTCAGCTGGAGGAGCTGCGAAGGCAGTTATCAAGACTTTCACGGCAAACGTCACAAATCATACACTGGAAATTCATTTCTATTGGGCAGGAAGGGGGACAACAGGCATTCCAAAAAGAGGATATTATGGTCCTCTGATATCTGCAATATCAGTAGTACCAA ACTTTGAAGTTCCTTTGGCTGTTGAACCACCGCAAATTGGAGGTAGCAAAAAGCTTTCAAGGATATCTAAAGCATTCCTGGTTGCCATGCCAATTTTAGCAATGTGCGCAGCACTTTTTGTCGGCATTTATTGGATTAAATGGAGGAGAAAGAACTCAATGCATAAAG ATCTCAGAGCCTTTGACCTCCAAACTGGATCCTTTACCTTGAGACAAATCAAAGTGGCAACAAGGAATTTTGATGCGGCCAACAAGATCGGCGAAGGTGGTTTTGGTTCAGTTTACAAG GGTCTGTTGTCTGATGGCACCATTATTGCTGTCAAACAGCTATCATCAAGGTCTAAACAAGGGAATCGAGAATTTGTGAATGAGATAGGCATGATATCTGCACTCCAGCACCCAAACCTTGTCAAGCTTTATGGCTGTTGTACAGAAGGAAACCAGCTCTTGCTTGTTTATGAATACATGGAAAACAACTGCCTAGCGCGTGCTCTTTTCG GTACAGTCGAACAATACAGGCTGAGCTTGGATTGGCCGACGAGACGTAAGATTTGCCTGGGAATAGCAAGGGGTTTAGCATATCTACATGAGGAGTCTGCAATAAGGATTGTGCACAGAGATATCAAGGCTAGCAATATACTGCTTGACAAAGACTTGAGTGCCAAGATCTCCGATTTTGGGCTAGCAAAGCTTAACGATGATGATCACACACACATAAGTACAAGAATAGCTGGGACTAT CGGATACATGGCTCCTGAGTATGCAATGCGTGGTTATTTGACAGACAAAGCTGATGTTTACAGTTTTGGGGTTGTTGCTTTGGAAATTGTTAGTGGaaaaagtaacacaagctacaGGCCAAAGGAAGATTTTGTTTATCTTCTCGATTGG GCTTGTGTTCTACATGAGCGAGGAAATCTCCTGGAGCTGGTAGATCCAGAGTTAGGCTCCGATTACTCAACGGAAGAGGCGCTCCTCATGCTGAATGTTGCCCTCCTGTGCACCAATGCAGCACCAACACTGAGACCAAAGATGACCAAAGTTTTGAGCCTGCTTGAGGGGCACATACCACTTCAACCATTTCTGTCAGACCTCAGCCTTGCTGCAAACAGCCTGAGCTCAAGCGGTCAGCGCAGGAACTTCTGGCAAACACTAAGTGATCAGAGCCAAAGCATGACTGCAGCACAAGCATCATCCAGCAACACCAATGAGTCATCATCTTTAGATATTGCTGGTAGCCTGAGACCTTAG